A stretch of the Proteobacteria bacterium CG1_02_64_396 genome encodes the following:
- a CDS encoding twitching motility protein PilT, producing the protein MNLLLDTHIALWAVTDSPRLSEKARELILSPRAHLWVSAASIWEIAIKHSLGRGDMPVSGEEAVRYFRASGFGSLPVEPEHAAAIETLPPHHQDPFDRLLAAQALVEPMRLLTHDATLARYGDTIVLV; encoded by the coding sequence GTGAATCTGCTGCTCGATACCCACATCGCCCTGTGGGCGGTGACCGACAGCCCCCGCCTGTCTGAAAAAGCGCGGGAGTTGATCCTCTCACCCCGCGCCCACTTGTGGGTCAGCGCCGCCTCAATCTGGGAGATCGCCATCAAGCACAGCTTGGGGCGGGGCGACATGCCGGTTTCTGGGGAGGAGGCGGTGCGGTATTTCCGGGCCTCCGGGTTCGGGTCGTTGCCTGTCGAGCCCGAACACGCCGCCGCCATCGAAACCTTGCCCCCACACCACCAAGACCCATTTGACCGCCTGTTGGCGGCCCAGGCGTTGGTGGAGCCGATGCGGCTTCTGACCCACGACGCCACCTTGGCCCGCTACGGCGACACCATCGTTCTGGTTTGA
- a CDS encoding prevent-host-death protein: protein MSAVNMLQAKSNLSRLVEAIEQGQEREIVIARNGKPAAKLVAISTVPIAQRIGVAKGLFEVPDDIDAHNDEVARLFLGGGAP from the coding sequence ATGTCTGCCGTCAACATGTTGCAAGCCAAATCGAACCTTTCCCGGTTGGTCGAGGCGATTGAGCAGGGGCAGGAGCGGGAGATCGTCATCGCCCGCAACGGCAAGCCTGCCGCCAAGTTGGTGGCGATTTCGACCGTCCCCATCGCACAACGGATCGGGGTGGCCAAGGGGCTCTTTGAGGTTCCCGACGACATCGACGCCCACAACGACGAGGTGGCGCGCCTGTTTTTGGGCGGGGGGGCGCCGTGA